Within the Malus sylvestris chromosome 4, drMalSylv7.2, whole genome shotgun sequence genome, the region GagacaagaaagaaagaagtaaAGATATATTTTGATTGTTGAATTCATGTTGTATTTATAGAACTTTAGACGATGTTTCATCAACAGTTGTCACCCTCCAATTCTATACTCAATCAGTTATATGAGTAGAAGGATGCATCACTTCATAATTTAATAGCAACCTTTAAGAATCTATACACCCATTCGGTGATGGATATACCTTTTCACTCACAATTGCTCGCTAATACACAACTATTCCAAACAATGTTTTTGATATATTTGAAATTTTCCATCAAACTTACGGGTTAGTGCGGGGAATCCCAACCGAGGATGACATCTGGGTTTAAGGTCTGTGCAGGTCAAGCCCAACAACGCAAAGGGCTGATGGCGAGTTGGACCGAGGGGTGGCAAAGCCCAGCAAGCAACACGGACTTGCTGAAGGCAGGCTTGTGCACGGGTTAGACCCAGCAAGCAACAAGCTTGCTGCAGGTGTGGATCAAGGACTCGGGACAAAGCCTAGCAACTCAAAAGTTGTTGGGTTTAGGTTAGAGAGGCTGcatgcccaaggtaacccttcCCAGGCTGATGGCCTTGTGTCCGTATAGGTACAGCAAAGCCCAAAGGGTTGCAGTGTGCTCGATGCAGCTGGGTTGTAGGCTAGTGCGGTGCTTAGCGGTGGCGCCAGCAGTGGTATGACGGCGAGCCGCAACCATGCCACATATTTCctagttttttcttcttcttcttttttcgaCATCTATAGGGTttgaaaaaaccctaaattacttcttatttatttatatgctttgactaaaaaattccacatagcaaaataataattgcgtaatgcatgaaacgtatatatattgacaaatatatgcaacatatacaatatatatatatatatatatatatatatatatatatatatatatatatatcccgtTCATGCATCATAAGGAATTTTTTCATGCTTCATGTACGTTttaaatatcttactttattttacgTGTACCTGATtggcaaaaaacaaataaaagcctttgaattttgtagaagaaagCCTCCTCCTACGATCCTTCAGTTCCTTAGCTTCTGGTAAGAGCGTGCTCATAATATGTTGTAGGCCTAATTGATTGAACTATTCTAAGGGAATAAAGAGGGGGAGGCCAGCGGtaataagagagagaagagagatttaattgtgaggtgtattgtatttcaccccattgtgcctttatttatagtagtaggataggttaaatccttaccctaataggattacaactccaATAGGATAATAACTACTAAAaagaatattccaagatatctctagatacactaggatttagacaatcatattcctattctaaatatgactgcaacagaTTCTGgattttaaaataacaaaaatgaattttaataaataaataaaaactaattcAAGAAACTGATTTGAAAGGGAAAAGATAATGATAAAAAAACACTAGGGATCTGCCGCTAgcttaacaatcctatgtagttttaccaattacttatgaattatatTTAGTTGATGCATATTCTACTTATTAAAGGACATTAGGTTAGGTTTCCCTAATGCATATTCTACTCGTGGCATTCAAGCTAGaatgtatatcaaacatgcaattcGTCTATGGCATTCTTGTCGAATATAAACATGCATAACTAATTacgctttgtgaaaaccctttgaaaaccatgcaacccctaagacaTGGCATTCACCCTAGGCAAAATTAcaactatcaatcacaagaagcaatactcaagcCTCCAATGGTATTCCAACCGAATTGCACCcaattacttatctaaacatcctaatggtagctaagcattaagataTAGAGACCGTTTAaacacagtgattaataattcaaagtatgcatgcatactatcataagaaattaaataaaactacatattcatgctcaGGCTCAAGGCATCGCCCTAGCAAACGGAAAATAGTTATGAACAACCATacaacaaaaggaattttattgaaatagaaaaaagatagaaaacaccttgaaatacAAATCGTCAAAGCCTTACTAAGTTCTCCAAAATTGATGTGTTCCCTCCCCTAATAGCTAataagccttatttatactactacaaaataaaatcctacctagaaaaggtcttctaaaaactaggaaacgtaatagaataagataactaggaaataaaaggtttcctatttaaacTGAAATTCGGACAGCAGAGAAAATCTATCTTTTGACcaaccaaatcaactccgatttggtcccaaaatatATCTTTTTAAATCTTGAGACGTCTGTAACAAATCCATAaaaggaatcttcctcaaaatatgccatattgaccttcaaaatacccaaaacatcCAGAAACATCAATTCGAGAAAGCTGCACACTGGGCCGTCTTTTCTTTGCCATGGTCAAACGGCTTAGTAGAAacttttgaaaatttgacacGAACAAGTCAACAGACTCACAAACATCCTCCAATTAgagtcactccaaaattcatctgttTGGTTACTTTTTGCTCAAGAGGAAGTCTAATGTCATACATTGGAAataggctaaatagccaaaatggtccctgagatttgcataactcatcactttagtccctaacatttcaaattgaTAAAAGTGGTCTCTGAGATTATCCACcattcatcattttggtccttccgttaaaaactccaataagtgtcccggagctcttggtcagaagtttgggcaattttcaaagcttcgtaactcaatcgtttctttaccatattcgacccataatatatcaaaatgaagataggaaagtatagaataagattatacctatttggaagcctaaTGGATTtcagagatggccggaaaatagcctcaaagttgactggtccgagggaaaactggaaaactcactggaaactgggtaaactttaaacgttcataacttcttcaatactcaacacaatcaagtgattcaaaaatgaaaatcatacttatagatgagatgaagagaatggtacctttttagaTGGCTAAATCGTCGTACTTTTTCTGGAAAACGGCTTGAAAGTGGctttggtctcgagttagccactttcaagccgttttccggccaaaccacccTGAGTTAGCCATCAAAAAAGGTAcaattctctttgtctcatcaagaagtatgattttcaattttgaatcacttgatttcgctgagtattgaagaagttatgaacgtttaaagtttacccagtttccagcgtgttttccagttttccttcggaccagtcaactttgaggctattttccagctatctccggcagccattgggcttccaaataggtataatcttattctacacttttctatcatcattttgatatattatgggtcaaatttggttaagaaacgattgagttacgaagttttgaaaattgtccaaacttccaGCCATGAGctctgggacacttaacggagtttttaacgaaatgaccaaaatgatggatggtggacaatctcagggaccacttttatcgatttgaaatgttagggaccaaagtgatgagttatgcaaatctcaggaaccattttgACTATTTAGCCTTGGAAATATAATCCCAAGTATCAAAATCTcacaaaataactaaaaaattataactaagattagggtaaaatatatggtataacATGGACTCATCAGTTGGTATCAAATTTCCGAAGCATAACAATTCATAGACCAAGACAAGCTGCACGACTAATCAATGTTGTTTCTTTTAATCAATAATTACTGTTTATAAGGTATCAAGGGAATCCTGCAATGCAGTGGAGATTGGCTGCCGGTAGCGAAAAATGTTCATCTGCAACTCCTTAATGTAGTACTACAAGAATGCCCCGTgttgttttttataaaatacATAGAAGATGTAAAACCAGGTTTCAGACTTTTTAGGATTACATGCAAACAAACTAACTTTTCAGACAAGGAATTGACTGTATAAGCAAATGACAAACTCTGAGGAGTTCAGACAGACTATATCGAAATTAGATGAAGGAATATTAATTAGGATATATCAAGCAAATCAAAATGGACTGAAATAGTGTAGAATTATAAGACTCCCTTATGCTGCAATTAGGATAATGTCATATATCGTCGAAACTGGTTGGATTTAAACAGAGACTAATACAAAATTGTAACTATTTCAGCCATAAAACATCAAAAGTAATTTCAgcaaaaaaaagttaataaaaatttcACTGTTCAAAGTGCAAGATAGCTCTTTTAGTCGGAATACTTTTACCACTCCTACTGACAAGGGGGATCACATGACTTTCACACGGATTATACTAGACCTGGCTCTTCTCTGGTAGTAATACGATACAAAACAGAGAGAGCATAAATAGATCAAAACAATATTCCCTTATTATACAATATAATTATAAAATACTAGATCAACTTTACATACAATACACATTGATACATATACTATCTTTAGCAAATTATGTTCTGGCATGTATAAGAGTCTAAAGAGTGAGATTAAGAAAAGAAACTTAGACCAATCTCGTATACTGCTAGCCTCGTcttcataatttcataaatgaGTCTCTAATTGCCTTCATTTTGTTGACAACAACATTCATATGCATCTGCTCTCCCAGGGATATTGCAGAGCATGCGAGTCCTATCTGCATCACTAAAACCAAACATTCCTCCAATTTTCTTCCTTGGACTCGGCTGCGGTCATAACGATTTGTAATAGGTCTTTCTTGTATCTCATTTTTATATTTGTCATCATTAGCATCTGCATCTTCTCCTTCAATGAGCAATGAAGGATCAACTATGTCCATGGTATCATCAGGCATCCCCATGGCTATGAAATTCTGCATCACTGAAACCAAACCTTCCTCCAATTTTCTTCCTTGTACAAGGCCATGGTCATGGCGATTTGTGGTAGGTTCTTCTTGTACCTCATCTTCGTGTCTGGCATCATTAGCATCTGCATCTTCTCCTTCAATGAGCAATGAAGGGTCAACTATGTCCATGGCATGATCAGGCATTGCCAAGGCTGTGAAATTGCGAATATTTATACCATCTCCAAGCATTCCATCGGTAGGTCTTTTTCCCGTGAACATTTCTAGCAACAGTATCCCAAAGCTATAAACATCTCCTAGTATGGATACTTCACCTCCCATGCCATACTCTGTCATTCATTACTCACATTAGGATGTCAAGTCAaatgtttaaaattaaaatcttatttaagAGTTCGCTGATGCTTCTTATCCAAATAAAAGAggttttttccattttctttcatACTAATAGAGACTTAAGTGGGCTACTAATAAGGTtttaggagaaaaaaaaatattgagaaTCACAAAAATGCGTACCTGGAGGAATGTAGCCAATGGAACCCTTTAGCCTAGCTGACATGGTTTGACTTTGAGAGGGGTTATCCGTCGCTTCCAAGAGGAACCTTGCTAAACCAAAGTCAGCAACATGAGCCACCATATCTTCATCAAGTAGAACATTACTAGGCTTTAGATCACAATGAACAATCGACGTATTGCAACGGTGGTGGAGGTAATCCAATGCTGAAGCAATATCAATTGCAATATTGAGTCTTTGTATGAGGCTCAATCTCTTACTCTGAGAGTGCTCATCTATTGGATGCAGCCACGCATCAAGACTTCCATTTACCATGTACTTAAAAACTAAACTTTTGAAGTCATTGCCCCGATTGTCAGTGCTTGAGCAGGTAGTTATGATCTTGAGAAGATTACAATGCCTTATACTTCTTAAAGCATTACATTCACGGATGAAACTCCTGGAAGCTCCTTCTTGTTGAAGGTTCAATACCTTAACTGCAACTACAGTTCCATCACTAGGGATTATGCCTTTGTAAACTGAACCAAAACTTCCCGTAACAATAAGATTGTCCATGGAGAACCCATTAGTTGATTCAACAAGTTCCGAGTAAGAGACACCCCTTTTCCAATCCTTATGGGAAGGTGAAGTTACAAGTTTACGTCTTGAACGAGCAACAACGAAGCATGACAGAGCAATTATGAATGCAAGTGCACAAGCTACAGGGATGACTACTTTTGGGGCAAGCAATTTTCGAGATGAATGAGCCTTTGAGTTGGAGCATGGAGGTAGACTTAATTGTGGGATGCCACCACAAAGCCCACTATTTTCGAGAATTGAGAGACCACTTGCATTTAGAAAAATCCCTTCTTTAGGCAGTTCACCCTCGAAATTATTATTAGAAACATTGAGATTCTTGAGAAATTTTAACTTGCCTATAAATTCAGAAATTTGCCCAGAAAAGTTATTGCTCGAAATATCCATCTCTTCCAAGCTTCTTAAACTTTTAAGAGATTGAGGAATTGTTCCTTCAAAATTGTTATCTGCCAAGTGTAGGTGCTCCAGCATAATACAATCGCCTAGGGCACTTGGAATATCACCTGATAACTGATTTCCTGATACATCTAGCTCCGCGAGATTGGCCAAATTACCTACTTCCTGTGGCAGTGCACCAGTTAACTGGTTGTTAGCCAGGCCCAAATAGATTGAAAGGGACGAGAGCCCAATAAGCTCTCTAGGTATGGCTCCTGTTATTTGTTACCAGAAAGATTAAGTACTAATAGAGTTTGGCAGTTTGCGAGAGTTGGAGGAATGCTTCCTTCAAAACTATTCTGGTGCATGTAGAGCCTTGTCAATGCAGTCAAGTTTCCAATGGAGGATGGGATTCGACCCGAAAACATGCTATCACTCAAATACAGTTCCCCTAACTTCTGAAGCTTTCTTATTTCATTGGGTAGATTACCACTCAAAAAGCTATTTTCCGCTCCCAAAACAGTCAAGTTTATAAGATTTCCAATGCCAATAGGGATGCTTCCATGTATCGAAGTGCCACCTACAGCAAGAATTTGAAGACTGGTAGAAAGGTTGTCTATGGATCTTGGCAATTCTCCTCCAAAATGATTATTGGAAACACCCAAAACCTCCAAGATGGTACAATTGGCCAAGGAGCTAAGAAAATTCAGGTCACCAGTTTTCCCACTTCCTAGTAAATTGCCAGCTAAGTTTAGTTTAACTAAGTTTTTCAAGTTCCCAAAACTTGCAGGGATTGTCCCAGTGAAGACCTTGGTAGAAAAATCAATACCCGAAAGTCTAGAAGCATTTGATAACGAGCTAGGAAAATTACCAGCGAATTTGTTTGAATGACCGTAAAACACTTCAAGATTTGGAAGAGTAGTACCGACATTTGGAGGTAGCTCGCCTTGCAGTTGGTTTAGGGTGACTGCAAACCCCTTAAAGAAGAAATATTATAAATTGAAGGAGGGACCATACCAGACAAATTATTCTCGGAAATTCTCAGTTCTTGCAAGCCTTTTAGACGACCAAGCTCATTAGGTATGCTTCAGTGAAAATTATTGCCGAGAAGGAAAATACTATACACAGCAGAAAAGTTTCCTATCCATTTCGGGATGCTTCCTGTGAGATTGTTACGAGCAAGCCAAAGGTAAGTCAATTTCAACAAGGAACTGAATTCGTTGGAATTGACCCGATAAGCTCATTGGAGCTCACATCGAGCACGCTTAGCTCCATACAGTGAGATATATTAGCCGGAAGCTTCCCTCTGAATGAATTTCCAGATAGGTTGAGATATTGCAGGCTTCGTAGACGACCGATTTCTTGAGGAATTTCACCATGGAAGTCGTTGTTTGTTAGGTTGATTGCTGTCAGGTAGGTGAGGTTTCCTATAGAAGCTGGTATAGAGCCTGCGAGTTCTCTGGAGTTGAGTTTCAAAATCGAAACTCTTTTGGTGGAAGGGTTGCATGTAACTCCAACCCAACTGCAGAAATCAGTGGAATCGTTCCACGAGCTCATGACATTGAGAGGATCTTGAGTTATCCTGTCTTTGAAGTCCAGCAGCGCCAAGCGATCAGTTTCATTTCTGGGCAGAATTGCGGCATCCAGACGTGTGGTCATGCATAACAAAAGAATAAGCACGCGAGAGAAcgtaaacaaaatgattttacCATGAGTACAGAGTACTACAAGAATGCTCCATGCTGTCTTTGAAGAATACAGAGGTGATGAAAAACCAGGTTTCAGGGCTTTTTAGGATTACATGCAAACTTGGCCTACAAATGTGCAAGGGAAAATCTCATGATAGTGATTTGTTTGAATGCCGtattacaaaacaaaaggaaagtctGTTACACAAATACGTAAGAAAGAAAACCCATCGATGCCGTGTCTGACAAGGAGTTGAATATTAGATCACAGCTCCTTCTAGGTCCTTCGGACACATTCAAGTTGGGTTGAGTGTGATTAGTACTGACAATTTTTTACACGGTCCATTATTGGACACGAAATGGCACGAAAATAACCGATTTTATGTCAACCCGTTAACGTGTCGAGTTGTTATCAGgcagggccggcccaggcctAGTTGGGATAGCGACTGTTCGAGGCCCAAAAAAATTGAGGGCACCAAATTTATTATGGTGATATATTCATTTATGCTTtaataagagtataaatttataaaatttggttaaaataCCGAGAAATTTAACTATAActagttgtttttgtttgtaaatttaACAAGAAgatcttgggttcaaaacactatgtgtgtttgtgtttatgtacttttcaatttttacgaatTCTTTTtctataagagtataaatttttgaaatttgtttAAATAATCATGAACTTTGACCATAAGTAGTGGTTTATgctatttaaaataaacaaggAGGTCTCTGGTTCAAAACGTTGTGTGTGTTGAAAATGCTGGTGGGTAGTGAATGCCCACAGTACTTTGGTAGAAGTTTTCAATGTCCATGCAAAGTGAAATTGAATTTGGAGATGCAAGAGATTGTATTGTCAAAATGGGTGATGTAAATTTCAAAGTGCAGTTAATGCATTAGTTcggagttgctctataaatagagcactccgTATGCTTTCAAAACATACAGAGAGAATATACAGAAGGAAAGAAAGATCAATAATATCATCTATTCCTCCATCTTTTATTGGTCATCTACTTAAGTTATAATTACAGTGTAATATTTTACATTTGTTTCACTTCATTTACTAAAAAGGTTATCCCTCtaacttttacatatttataacagTGTGCATTTTTTACTGTAaagtttttacaaatttctttttataagagtataaattcataaaatttggttaaaataCTTTTAACGGGAGtaatggtttttgttgtttaaaattaaagaaagatCATGAGTTCAAAGTGCTATGtgctttttttattctttccaatttttataaatttctgtttgtttgttaatttctttATAACTATTAGCTAGTAGCTATGTGAGTTACAGTTTTTAGACATTCattccaattcaagtctaaccttcaacaaagagtaatgtgtagatcaaatttgcaaaccatatAATGTGTCACTAATGggaaataagcacattaatcaacacttaaataataatccaatcatcaacaatcacatcatacagttttcaaaatttggtttaaaattttcatgCCTCTAGTATCAGCCTTCAAGAAATTAATGTATGTATGTGTTTACCAATACTAGGTTTAATTTAGTGCTTATTTATTGCTTAAAAATatcaattaaataataataacgagtatttatcatttttagcCAAAATTTTATCCTTTAGACTATAGTAAAGTGTGATTTACAAGAATGAAAAAAGAAGATATCTTATGAATGACTGCAAGGCCAtaactgtttgtttgtttgttttt harbors:
- the LOC126620185 gene encoding probable LRR receptor-like serine/threonine-protein kinase At3g47570, with the protein product MLEHLHLADNNFEGTIPQSLKSLRSLEEMDISSNNFSGQISEFIGKLKFLKNLNVSNNNFEGELPKEGIFLNASGLSILENSGLCGGIPQLSLPPCSNSKAHSSRKLLAPKVVIPVACALAFIIALSCFVVARSRRKLVTSPSHKDWKRGVSYSELVESTNGFSMDNLIVTGSFGSVYKGIIPSDGTVVAVKVLNLQQEGASRSFIRECNALRSIRHCNLLKIITTCSSTDNRGNDFKSLVFKYMVNGSLDAWLHPIDEHSQSKRLSLIQRLNIAIDIASALDYLHHRCNTSIVHCDLKPSNVLLDEDMVAHVADFGLARFLLEATDNPSQSQTMSARLKGSIGYIPPEYGMGGEVSILGDVYSFGILLLEMFTGKRPTDGMLGDGINIRNFTALAMPDHAMDIVDPSLLIEGEDADANDARHEDEVQEEPTTNRHDHGLVQGRKLEEGLVSVMQNFIAMGMPDDTMDIVDPSLLIEGEDADANDDKYKNEIQERPITNRYDRSRVQGRKLEECLVLVMQIGLACSAISLGEQMHMNVVVNKMKAIRDSFMKL
- the LOC126618175 gene encoding probable LRR receptor-like serine/threonine-protein kinase At3g47570, whose protein sequence is MTTRLDAAILPRNETDRLALLDFKDRITQDPLNVMSSWNDSTDFCSWVGVTCNPSTKRVSILKLNSRELAGSIPASIGNLTYLTAINLTNNDFHGEIPQEIGRLRSLQYLNLSGNSFRGKLPANISHCMELSVLDGFAVTLNQLQGELPPNVGTTLPNLEVFYGHSNKFAGNFPSSLSNASRLSGIDFSTKVFTGTIPASFGNLKNLVKLNLAGNLLGSGKTGDLNFLSSLANCTILEVLGVSNNHFGGELPRSIDNLSTSLQILAVGGTSIHGSIPIGIGNLINLTVLGAENSFLSGNLPNEIRKLQKLGELYLSDSMFSGRIPSSIGNLTALTRLYMHQNSFEGSIPPTLANCQTLLVLNLSGNK